Sequence from the candidate division TA06 bacterium B3_TA06 genome:
AATAAACGCTTTGCTCTGCATGAGGAACGGTTACTCCAGGTTCTGCTTGATTAACTTCTTAACCTCCGGCATGGTGGGCACCTTGCCTTCGATTACTTTGTCGCCGTTGATGAACACAGCAGGGGTGGACATAATGCCGCGCTTGACCATCTCGTCCACGTCGGATATGTGCCTCAGGTCGGCTGGAAGGTTCATCTCACTGAGGGCGCGCATAAAAAGCTCCTGCGTGTTCATGCACTTGGGGCATCCTGGCCCGAATATCTCTATCTTGAGGTTCGACATCTTCTCTCCTTTCTGGGTGTTATGAGGCCTGTGCCCGAAGCCTGCGTATCGTCTCGCGCAACTCCGCAAGGCTCATAAAGGAGATCGCCTCACCCGAACAGAGGTTGACGCAAGCACTGCACCCTAGAACGCAGTTGTGAAGGTTTTCGACAACAGGTCTATTGGAAGCCTCATCCCAGACAAAAACCTCGTTCTTGCAGAAGTTATAGCATTCCTGGCAGCTCGTGCATTTCTCGTAGTCAATGCTTGGATGCCAGGGGATCTTCTCCCTTGGGATATCGCCAAATCCCATCTCTGATGCTCCTTTAGGTCTTTGGGCTCAAGCCTTCAAAGGCTTCAGTTACCCTCTTCATCGCCTCTTCGGTGGTCATGTTGCGAAGGTCAAGGGCAACCACCTGCTTGGCAAAATCTATCCCTTTCTTCTCAAACGGGTCGCGGAACATCTTCTTCTGCATCCTTGGATCACAGCCGCCGATTACATAGGTAACCCCTGGCTTCAGGACCTCTTCAAGGAAGCGGTCGCCGTCATCAACGCAGAGCTGCGGATGAATGACAGCATATTCCGACTCCAGCTCGTTGCGCACGTAGTTCAAAAGCTTCCAGAAGTTCATGTCCTTGAAACCGGGGCACTCACCGGTGCAGTTGCACATTATAAATCTGGGCTTTTCGCTCATCTTACTTCTCTCCTTTCTTTTCTTTAACGAAGTTCATTGATCCCTAAGAGGGCAGCGCCTGCCCTCGGGCTCCTCGGATTCAAGGAGTCTTGCCATCTTCTCGCTATCAGCCAAGGTTTGCTCATCGTCTCTCCCGGACTCCTCAAGATAGGAAAACAGAGATGGGGGAAGGGAGGCGGCGGCGCGGTAGAATATCCAGCGCCCATCCCTGCGCTCCTCGATTAGAGCTGCGTCCCGTAATGTTCTTAGAGCGTGGGAGATACGCGACTGTTCCATTCCAAGCACACTCTCCAGCTCGCATACGCACAGCTCCTGCTTCAATACCAAAAGCATGATCCTCATCCGTGTGGAGTCTGCGAGCGCCCTGAATATCTTGGTTGTCTCTTCCATGACATGATTATATGATCATTTGTTCATTTGTCAAGCCTCCCTTTGGAATCAGGAGAGACCGATATGACGAACACCCCTCCTGGCGGATATGCCGGGGTTTGACCCTGATTCTGAAGAGGATGGTATCTAAAAAGCCGCGCGGAGGCGCAGCCTTCGCGCGGGTCCCTGACAGACTTTATGGTTGGGTTAATCCTTTTTAAGTTTTGGTTTTTGCCTCCTTTATGTTTATGCTTGCAGGCCAGTCAAAAAAAATCACCACAGGGCTTTAGGGGAGGCTCTAGGTTTTCTTAAGGTCGTCGGGGCCCACACACTCGTCTATGTCACTAACCCTTTCGAATGTGTCGTAGACATCCGGGGGTATGGTGCATCCGCACATCTGTTCGATTTGATTGATTAAAGGTGGTGCGTCTTCGGGCCAGGAGCGGCCTCCCAAGCCGTCCAGTGGTGTGTTGGCCGTTACCAGATCGCATGGGACGTTCGCCCATTGGGCGACTGCGTTGTAGATGTCGGTCGTGGTGCAATCGGCCCAGACAGGGCTTGCAAAAAGCCCAAGAAGCACAACTA
This genomic interval carries:
- a CDS encoding 4Fe-4S ferredoxin, yielding MGFGDIPREKIPWHPSIDYEKCTSCQECYNFCKNEVFVWDEASNRPVVENLHNCVLGCSACVNLCSGEAISFMSLAELRETIRRLRAQAS
- a CDS encoding thioredoxin family protein — protein: MSNLKIEIFGPGCPKCMNTQELFMRALSEMNLPADLRHISDVDEMVKRGIMSTPAVFINGDKVIEGKVPTMPEVKKLIKQNLE
- a CDS encoding transcriptional regulator (regulates the expression of of the arsRBC involved in resistance to arsenic), translating into MEETTKIFRALADSTRMRIMLLVLKQELCVCELESVLGMEQSRISHALRTLRDAALIEERRDGRWIFYRAAASLPPSLFSYLEESGRDDEQTLADSEKMARLLESEEPEGRRCPLRDQ